A genomic segment from Nicotiana tabacum cultivar K326 chromosome 7, ASM71507v2, whole genome shotgun sequence encodes:
- the LOC107783181 gene encoding chemocyanin-like, with protein sequence MVLFTIQITNATTYNVGDDGGWDMGVSNWPNGKNFKAGDVLVFNYPKNVHSVVIVNKENYDSCTPSGKTLTSGNDRVTLGKGTSYFICGKPTHCQFDQKIAVTAN encoded by the exons ATGGTGTTATTTACAATCCAAATAACAAATGCAACTACTTATAATGTTGGCGATGATGGTGGTTGGGATATGGGCGTTAGCAACTGGCCTAATGGCAAAAATTTCAAGGCCGGCGATGTACTTG TATTTAATTACCCTAAAAATGTTCACAGTGTGGTGATAGTGAACAAGGAGAACTATGATAGTTGTACGCCTTCTGGGAAAACATTGACTTCTGGAAATGATAGAGTAACACTTGGCAAGGGCACAAGCTACTTTATTTGTGGGAAGCCAACTCATTGTCAATTTGACCAAAAGATTGCAGTTACTGCTAATTAA